From Homo sapiens chromosome 6, GRCh38.p14 Primary Assembly, the proteins below share one genomic window:
- the OR2J2 gene encoding olfactory receptor 2J2: MMIKKNASSEDFFILLGFSNWPQLEVVLFVVILIFYLMTLTGNLFIIILSYVDSHLHTPMYFFLSNLSFLDLCYTTSSIPQLLVNLRGPEKTISYAGCMVQLYFVLALGITECVLLVVMSYDRYVAVCRPLHYTVLMHPRFCHLLVAASWVIGFTISALHSSFTFWVPLCGHRLVDHFFCEVPALLRLSCVDTHANELTLMVMSSIFVLIPLILILTTYGAIARAVLSMQSTTGLQKVFRTCGAHLMVVSLFFIPVMCMYLQPPSENSPDQGKFIALFYTVVTPSLNPLIYTLRNKHVKGAAKRLLGWEWGK, from the coding sequence atgatgattaaaaaaaatgcaagttcGGAAGACTTCTTTATTCTACTTGGATTTTCTAATTGGCCTCAGCTGGAAGTAGTTCTCTTTGTGGTTATCTTGATCTTCTACCTGATGACACTGACAGGAAACCTGTTCATCATCATCCTGTCATACGTGGACTCCCATCTCCACACACCAATGTACTTCTTCCTTTCAAACCTCTCATTTCTGGATCTCTGCTACACCACCAGCTCTATCCCTCAGTTGCTGGTGAATCTCCGGGGCCCGGAAAAGACCATCTCGTATGCTGGTTGCATGGTTCAACTTTACTTTGTTCTTGCACTGGGAATCACAGAGTGTGTCCTACTGGTGGTGATGTCATATGATCGTTATGTAGCTGTGTGTAGACCTTTGCATTACACTGTCCTCATGCACCCTCGTTTCTGCCACTTGTTGGTTGCGGCTTCTTGGGTAATTGGTTTTACTATCTCAGCACTTCATTCCTCCTTTACTTTCTGGGTACCCCTTTGTGGACATCGCCTAGTGGATCACTTCTTCTGTGAAGTTCCAGCACTTCTGCGTTTATCATGTGTTGACACCCATGCAAATGAGCTGACCCTCATGGTCATGAGCTCCATTTTTGTTCTCATAcctctcattctcattctcacTACCTATGGTGCCATTGCCCGGGCTGTACTGAGCATGCAATCAACCACTGGGCTTCAGAAAGTGTTTAGGACATGTGGAGCCCATCTTATGGttgtatctctctttttcattCCAGTCATGTGCATGTATCTCCAGCCACCATCAGAAAATTCTCCTGATCAGGGCAAGTTCATTGCCCTCTTTTATACTGTTGTCACACCGAGTCTTAATCCTCTAATCTACACTCTCAGAAACAAGCATGTAAAAGGGGCAGCGAAGAGActattggggtgggagtgggggaagtGA